The genomic stretch CGGTGTCGGTCAGGTTCGCGAAGCGGTCGGCCAGACCGGCGAACCGGGGGTCGATCACCTCGTGCGAGTGGTCGGCGGGCAGGTCGTCGAGCCGCTCACCGCAGTCGACGCACAGCCCCGCGCAGTCGGGCGTGCAGGTGGGCGACAGCGGCAGGGTGAGCACCACGGTGTCGCGGACCAGAGGCGCGAGGTCGATCGCGTCACCCTCGATCCGGCGCACCTCGTCCTCGGCGCTGGTGGCCTCGGTGGTGCTGCCCTCGTAGGCGTACAGCTCCTGCACGTCCAGGGTCAGGGTGTCCGAGAGCGGCTCCAGGCAGCGGGCGCACTGGCCGGTCACCGGGACGTCGACCTCGCCGGAGACGAGCACGCCCTCCATGACCGACTCCAGCCGCAGCCGCAGCTCGACCGGCGCGCCTTCGGGGACGCCGATCATCTCCACACCCCAGCCCCCGGGGGCGGGCAGCGTCTTGTCCCACTCGCGCAGCGAGCCGGCGCGGCGGCCCAGCTCACGGAGTTCGACCTTCCACGCCTTGGCGGCGGCCCGCTCCGCGGCGGTCGCGGCGGGGTCGCCGGCAGGACGCCGGGCGTCGGTGGACGCGGCGTCGGAGCGGCGGGCGGAGGCAGCAGGCATGTCAGTACTCGTCGTCGTCGGTGTGGGGTGCCGGCACGGCCCCGCGCGGACGGCGCGGGACGGCACGGAGCCGGACAAGCGTCCAGCCTACCCGATCCTCGGCGGGCACCCGCCGGGCGCCGGGGCCGGGGCAGCCGTCAGGAGGACCTGAGGTTGCTGCGTGCCTGCTCGACCGAACGTGCCATGTGGGCGAGGGTGTTCCCGAAGTCGGCGAGCCGGGTGTCGACGTACTCGTCGACCTCGGCCCGCATCCGGGCCACCTCCGCCACCGTCTGGGCGCCGAGCTCGTCGGCGCGGGCGACGGCGGTGCGGTAGACCTCGGTCTCGGTGAGCAGCCGCTCGTTCTCGGCGACGCCCTCGGCGACCAGCTGCTCGGCCTGCGCCCGCCCCTCGGCGACCAGCTGGTCGCGCAGCCGCTCGGCCTCGGCGACGACGGCCTCGGCCTCGGCCTCGGCGCGGGCCAGCAGGTCGTCGGCCTGCTCGCGGGCCTGGGAGAGCAGCTCGTCGCGCTGCCGCCGGGCGGTGCCGACCATCTCCTCGCGCTGGCGGCGCGCGGCGGCGACGACCTGGTCGCTCTCGCTGCGGGTGCGCCCGGTCAGCCGCTCGGCCTCGGCCTGCGCCTGCTGGAGGATCTCGGTGCGCTGCTCGACGATCGCGCCGGCGGCGTGCACCTCCTCCGGGAGCGTCTCGCGCAGCTCGTCGAGCAGGTCCAGCAGGTGGTCGCGCGGGACCATGCAGGAGCCCGACATCGGCACGCTGCGGGCGTTCTCGATCACCGTGGTCAGCTCGTCCACGGTCTCGTAGAGCCGGTACACGACCTCGGTCATGCGGATGCCTCCCCTGCCCGGGCCACCAGCCGGTCGTTGACGGCCTTGGGGACCAGTGACGAGACGTCGCCGCCGAACCTGGCGATCTGCTTTACCAGGCTGGAGGACAGGTGGCCGACCTGGGGTGCGGTGGGCACGAACAGCGTCTCGACGCCGGCCAGTTCGCGGTTCATCTGCGCCATCTGCAGCTCGTACTCGAAGTCGCCGACGGCACGCAGCCCCTTGACCACCACCGGCAGGTCGTTCGCCGTGCAGTAGTCGACCAGCAGGCCGGAGAAGCTGTCGACGACGACGTTCGGCAGGTCGACGACGGCTTCACGCAGCAGCGCCATCCGCTCGTCGACGTCGAACAGGCCTGCCTTGCCCGGGTTCACCAGCACCGCGACGACCAGCTCGTCGTACAGCGCGGCGGCGCGGCGGATGACGTCGACGTGGCCGTTGGTGACCGGGTCGAACGAGCCGGGGCAGACCGCGCGCCTCACAACGAGCGACCGTACCGGAGCACGGCCTCGCCGTAGCGCCGATCGCGCAGCCCGGTGATCGGTGTCGGCCACTCGAACGGCGCGTCCCGGCTGGCGCGCTCGACCACGACGACCGCCTCCGGGGCCAGCCAGCCGCCGTCGGCCAGGGCACGCAGCACGCCGAGCACCTCGGCGTCGTCGATGGCGTAGGGCGGGTCGGCGAGCACCAGGTCGAACGCGGCCGGGGCCGGCCCGGCGACCACGGCGGTCACCTGCCCCTGGACGACGCGCGCGCCGGGCAGGCCCACGGCCTCGACGTTGGCG from Modestobacter roseus encodes the following:
- a CDS encoding YceD family protein, giving the protein MPAASARRSDAASTDARRPAGDPAATAAERAAAKAWKVELRELGRRAGSLREWDKTLPAPGGWGVEMIGVPEGAPVELRLRLESVMEGVLVSGEVDVPVTGQCARCLEPLSDTLTLDVQELYAYEGSTTEATSAEDEVRRIEGDAIDLAPLVRDTVVLTLPLSPTCTPDCAGLCVDCGERLDDLPADHSHEVIDPRFAGLADRFANLTDTAEGSQSGSARTDPEEN
- the coaD gene encoding pantetheine-phosphate adenylyltransferase, whose product is MRRAVCPGSFDPVTNGHVDVIRRAAALYDELVVAVLVNPGKAGLFDVDERMALLREAVVDLPNVVVDSFSGLLVDYCTANDLPVVVKGLRAVGDFEYELQMAQMNRELAGVETLFVPTAPQVGHLSSSLVKQIARFGGDVSSLVPKAVNDRLVARAGEASA
- the rsmD gene encoding 16S rRNA (guanine(966)-N(2))-methyltransferase RsmD, translating into MTRIIAGTAGGRRLKVPRAGVRPTGDRAREGLFNSLNSLLDLDGARVLDLYAGTGALGLEALSRGAAEAVFVESGAGVLPVLRANVEAVGLPGARVVQGQVTAVVAGPAPAAFDLVLADPPYAIDDAEVLGVLRALADGGWLAPEAVVVVERASRDAPFEWPTPITGLRDRRYGEAVLRYGRSL